A stretch of the Capsicum annuum cultivar UCD-10X-F1 chromosome 10, UCD10Xv1.1, whole genome shotgun sequence genome encodes the following:
- the LOC107843395 gene encoding WRKY DNA-binding transcription factor 70, translating to MESFLLQNTISDLEKVMEELNRGKKFTRRLREIIKKPKINVGNEDAYMSSAEDLVGKIMNSFCASLSILSSEESTEEVSQKSMEDSSGSCKTSSLKDRRGCYKRRRTLETSIKETSTLVDDGHGWRKYGQKQILNAKFPRNYFRCTHKFDQGCQASKQVQRIQENPPLFRITYYGHHTCKTFPKVSQMIFDSPNDHEDSNSVLLNFNSGNNHHQFLDMTVETLDFVDLSFEF from the exons ATGGAGTCGTTTTTATTACAAAATACAATATCTGATCTGGAGAAGGTAATGGAAGAGTTGAATCGCGGCAAGAAATTTACGCGCCGGCTAAGAGAGATAATAAAGAAACCTAAGATAAATGTGGGTAACGAAGATGCGTATATGTCTAGCGCTGAGGATTTGGTGGGGAAAATAATGAATTCATTTTGTGCGTCTCTATCGATATTAAGCTCTGAAGAATCTACTGAAGAAGTTTCTCAAAAGTCGATGGAAGACTCAAGTGGTAGTTGCAAGACTTCGTCACTTAAAGATCGACGAGGATGCTACAAGAGAAg GAGAACTTTAGAAACAAGCATAAAAGAAACCTCAACTTTGGTGGATGATGGCCATGGTTGGAGAAAATATGGTCAAAAACAGATCCTCAATGCCAAATTTCCAAG GAACTATTTTAGATGCACTCATAAATTTGATCAAGGATGCCAAGCAAGCAAACAGGTGCAAAGAATTCAAGAAAATCCACCACTGTTTCGTATAACATATTATGGTCATCACACTTGCAAAACTTTTCCTAAAGTTTCTCAAATGATATTTGATTCTCCAAATGATCATGAAGATTCTAATTCAGTCCTACTTAACTTTAATTCTGGCAATAATCATCACCAGTTTTTGGATATGACGGTGGAAACTCTTGATTTTGTGGATttgtcttttgaattttga